From Fibrobacter sp. UWH6:
GCGGAATTAGGGATTGGTAAAAAACAACGGGTAAAAAAGGAAATAAAAATGAAGTTTAGTGTTTTGGCTTTCTTGACCATTACCGCCGCCCTACTCACCGCATGCTCCGGCATCGTCACCCCCAAGGCAGAACTGGCTTCCCACGACTCTGACCACAGCATTCCCGCTATTGACAACATGATCGTATCCCTGAAGCAGGAATACATCAACAAGTGCTACATGCCCGTCGCCAAGCGCAATCCTCCAGAAAACGCCTGCCAGTCTGAACTGTTCCAGACTCTGGAACGCCGCTACAATTTGAACTTCAACCAGAACCACGTGGCCATGGCCGCAAACGTCCTGTTCTTCAAGGATGTGGATGCAAAGATCGTAGAAATGTCCCGTAACGATCCCGAAGTCCGTAACGCCATCCGCGCAGGCGCTTTCACCAGCACCAGCGAAATGCTGGCCTACTACAAGGGCAAGTATCAGTTCGAAACTCAGCTGGAACAGTACTAATCGCCCCTTGGCCAATCAATAAATAAGGTTTGATTCAAACGCCCTGGTTTAAAAACCGGGGCATTTTTTCTAGATTTACACCGCAAATTTTATTGAGTCCGTTATGTACGGACCCGCAAACAAACGAGACACACTATGGGAAAATCATTATACCAGAAAATTTTCGAAAGCCACACTGTTGCTAAGCTCGAGAGCGGCCAGTGCCAGCTTTTCATCGGTCTCCACCTCTGCCACGAAGTGACCAGCCCCCAGGCATTCGCTTCCCTTCGTGAAGAAGGCACCAAGGTCCTGTTCCCGGAACGCACCTTCGCTACCGTTGACCACATTATTCCCACCACTTTCCCGGAACGTAACCGCCCCCTCCAGGACGGCATTTCCGAAGAAATGTTCTCCCATATCGAAAAGAACACCGAATCCAACGGCATCAAGTTCTTTGGCCCCAAGACCTGCGAACAGGGTGTGATCCACATTGTTGGCCCCGAAGAAGGCGTTACCCAGCCGGGTATGACCGTCGCTTGCGGTGACTCTCACACTGCTACCCACGGTGCTTTCGGCGCTATCGCATTCGGTATCGGTACTAGCCAGGTTGCCGACGTTCTCGCTACCCAGACTTTGGCCATGAGCCCCCTCAAGACCCGCCGCATCAACTTCACTGGTAAGCTGAAGCCGGGCGTTACCGCCAAGGACGTTGCCCTCGCCTACATCGCCAAGCTTGGCGTGAACGGTGGCGTTGGCTACGCTTACGAATTTGCAGGCCCGGTTATCGAAGCTATGAGCATGGAAGGCCGTATGACCATCTGTAACATGGCTATCGAAGGCGGCGCACGCGTTGGCTACTGCAACCCCGACGAAAAGACCTTCGAATTCCTGAAGGGCAAGCCCTACGCTCCCAAGGCAGACAAGTGGGACGAAGCTGTTGCCTACTGGAAGTCCGTGGCTACCGACGCCGACGCTCAGTTCGACGACGAAATCGAAATCAACTGCGACAATCTCGAACCCATGGTGACCTGGGGTATCACTCCGGCTCAGGCCATCCAGCTCAACGACAACATGCCGAAGATTTCTGAATTCGAAGGCTCCGAAAAGAAGGTCATCTCCGAAGCTTATGAATACATGGGCTGGGAAGAAGGTGGCAAGATGATCGGCACCCCCATCGACATCGCATTCGTGGGTTCCTGCACCAACGGCCGTCTCTCCGACCTCCAGGCTGCTGCTGAAATCATCAAGGGCCACAAGGTTGCCGACACCGTCAAGATGTGGGTTGTTCCGGGCTCCATGAAGATCAAGGTTGAAGCAGAAGCTCTCGGCCTCGACAAGATCTTTAAGGAAGCAGGTGCAGAATGGCGTGAAGCAGGCTGCTCTCTCTGCCTCGCCATGAATCCGGATAAGCTGAAGGTTCGCCAGGTTAGCGCTTCTTCCAGCAACCGTAACTTCAAGGGCCGCCAGGGTTCTCCCACCGGCCGTACCATTTTGATGAGCCCCGCCATGGTTGCCGCTGCCGCTATCGAAGGCAAGGTTACCGACGTCCGCAAGTACATCAAGTAATAGGAACAAGGAGATTTAAAAATGAATTCTATTGACATCGTTAAAGGTTCCGGCGTTCCTGTTCGCGGTAACGACATCGATACCGACCGTATCATTCCGGCTCGCTTCCTCAAGTGCGTGACTTTCGAAG
This genomic window contains:
- the leuC gene encoding 3-isopropylmalate dehydratase large subunit, which gives rise to MGKSLYQKIFESHTVAKLESGQCQLFIGLHLCHEVTSPQAFASLREEGTKVLFPERTFATVDHIIPTTFPERNRPLQDGISEEMFSHIEKNTESNGIKFFGPKTCEQGVIHIVGPEEGVTQPGMTVACGDSHTATHGAFGAIAFGIGTSQVADVLATQTLAMSPLKTRRINFTGKLKPGVTAKDVALAYIAKLGVNGGVGYAYEFAGPVIEAMSMEGRMTICNMAIEGGARVGYCNPDEKTFEFLKGKPYAPKADKWDEAVAYWKSVATDADAQFDDEIEINCDNLEPMVTWGITPAQAIQLNDNMPKISEFEGSEKKVISEAYEYMGWEEGGKMIGTPIDIAFVGSCTNGRLSDLQAAAEIIKGHKVADTVKMWVVPGSMKIKVEAEALGLDKIFKEAGAEWREAGCSLCLAMNPDKLKVRQVSASSSNRNFKGRQGSPTGRTILMSPAMVAAAAIEGKVTDVRKYIK